In the genome of Spea bombifrons isolate aSpeBom1 chromosome 11, aSpeBom1.2.pri, whole genome shotgun sequence, one region contains:
- the LOC128469181 gene encoding sperm flagellar protein 1-like isoform X1, translating into MWAGGELGEERLQELYAWIDRVPLSRAKRSISRDFSDGVMVAEVVKHFLPKIVEMHNYIPANSTQQKLSNWGALNRKVFSKMNFHVPEDIVRKLVSNAPGVIEPVLYTLRQKIDERLHGKQKEKDTQQAKLQESEYYSTNTGPPTYSSGAVLSPTRKPFPPTGTNDQPQRHPKRQDGRSNPYTQLEPHVRLLLEEKEQELMTLQETVQILQMKVQRLEHLVQLKDLRIEDLTRHLNKQRGQRNIT; encoded by the exons ATGTGGGCAGGCGGCGAGCTTGGCGAGGAGCGGCTGCAGGAGTTATACGCCTGGATAGACCGGGTTCCGCTCAGCCGGGCCAAGAGGAGCATCAGCCGGGACTTCAGCGACGGAG tgATGGTGGCGGAGGTTGTGAAGCATTTCCTTCCAAAGATTGTCGAAATGCACAACTACATCCCGGCCAACTCGACGCAGCAGAAGCTGAGCAACTGGGGGGCTCTCAACCG gAAGGTATTTTCCAAGATGAACTTTCACGTCCCTGAGGACATTGTGCGAAAGCTGGTCTCCAATGCCCCGGGAGTGATTGAGCCGGTCCTGTACACTCTGCGCCAGAAGATCGACGAAAGACTCCATGGAAAGCAGAAGGAGAAGGACACGCAGCAAGCCAAG TTGCAGGAGTCAGAATACTACAGTACGAACACAGGACCCCCAACCTATA GTTCCGGTGCCGTCCTCTCCCCCACGAGAAAGCCTTTCCCCCCGACGGGGACCAATGATCAGCCTCAGAGACACCCCAAACG GCAGGATGGCCGCTCAAACCCATACACGCAACTAGAGCCTCATGTACGTCTGCTATTGGAGGAAAAGGAACAAGAACTGATGACCCTTCAGGAAACAGTACAA ATCTTACAAATGAAAGTCCAGCGCCTGGAGCACTTGGTTCAGCTGAAAGATCTGAGAATAGAGGATTTAACAAGACACCTGAACAAGCAGAGAGGGCAGAGGAACATCACCTGA
- the LOC128469181 gene encoding sperm flagellar protein 1-like isoform X2 — MWAGGELGEERLQELYAWIDRVPLSRAKRSISRDFSDGVMVAEVVKHFLPKIVEMHNYIPANSTQQKLSNWGALNRKVFSKMNFHVPEDIVRKLVSNAPGVIEPVLYTLRQKIDERLHGKQKEKDTQQAKLQESEYYSTNTGPPTYSSGAVLSPTRKPFPPTGTNDQPQRHPKRQDGRSNPYTQLEPHVRLLLEEKEQELMTLQETVQP; from the exons ATGTGGGCAGGCGGCGAGCTTGGCGAGGAGCGGCTGCAGGAGTTATACGCCTGGATAGACCGGGTTCCGCTCAGCCGGGCCAAGAGGAGCATCAGCCGGGACTTCAGCGACGGAG tgATGGTGGCGGAGGTTGTGAAGCATTTCCTTCCAAAGATTGTCGAAATGCACAACTACATCCCGGCCAACTCGACGCAGCAGAAGCTGAGCAACTGGGGGGCTCTCAACCG gAAGGTATTTTCCAAGATGAACTTTCACGTCCCTGAGGACATTGTGCGAAAGCTGGTCTCCAATGCCCCGGGAGTGATTGAGCCGGTCCTGTACACTCTGCGCCAGAAGATCGACGAAAGACTCCATGGAAAGCAGAAGGAGAAGGACACGCAGCAAGCCAAG TTGCAGGAGTCAGAATACTACAGTACGAACACAGGACCCCCAACCTATA GTTCCGGTGCCGTCCTCTCCCCCACGAGAAAGCCTTTCCCCCCGACGGGGACCAATGATCAGCCTCAGAGACACCCCAAACG GCAGGATGGCCGCTCAAACCCATACACGCAACTAGAGCCTCATGTACGTCTGCTATTGGAGGAAAAGGAACAAGAACTGATGACCCTTCAGGAAACAGTACAA CCGTAG
- the ADAM8 gene encoding disintegrin and metalloproteinase domain-containing protein 8, producing the protein MVELPHVEKYERVTPQRLHLDLSKRDLTQNLHPEHARYALNLRGKNYTLHLQKNRELISKNYTLTYYLENGGQVTEASGGEDHCFYHGHLEGDVESSASISTCNGISGFLLVDGEMYLIEPLPGAGDQGVHAVYKHEHLRMKRGACQGGNGSAVYDYGPKVAAMLKPQPWKAAPLQTGTKYVELYLVVDNAEYRKFGDMATLQHRMKEIVNHVDKLYRSLKFRVALIGMEVWTNRDKITVSPNAGTTLDNFLTWRKRDLLPKRRHDNAQLITGIDFDGATVGLATKLAMCTGDSGAINQDHSINPIGAASTMAHEMGHNLGMSHDEDVAGCRCVESRENGGCVMSQSVGIVYPKRFSSCSQADLETFLSDVSPTCLLNAPDTDQLYGGPICGNQFVESGEECDCGSSEECTNPCCNATTCRLKEGAECAQGECCRQCKIRPVGEMCRRKKGDCDLPEYCTGNSAQCPEDAFQENGVSCGYGSGYCYNGECPSLNQQCKTLWGSDAQVAPDMCFKSNTQGNKHLHCKKTESGYRGCRIKDVKCGRLHCIRGKDFPITNNKYVLTLIGGQECKVAEVSDKDSGFISDPGMIQTGTKCGFGMVCFEGECRDLSVFGEKNCSAKCNSRGTCNHKRQCHCEPGWAPPFCDRKFTEITAGDGNWLLIVGILVAVFLFGVLIIAGIYYYKWRLRNYPQKRTIKTNSGSGLTNPLFQDSRSNRPVKKDVPNHLIGRPQLIASTSNLEDSRSAFITIVPCEDAEQAPAFISDPQPRSPILIPKSPQVTKPRVAPPVPPPPTSKQQARLGFPQASSPPNKPLPTLKTKPELKQKPSPPVKPSEFRMKEVSSQKVALRPPIQRR; encoded by the exons GATCACTGCTTCTATCACGGACATTTGGAAGGTGACGTCGAGTCTTCGGCCAGCATCAGCACCTGCAATGGAATAAG TGGCTTCCTGCTGGTCGACGGGGAGATGTACCTGATCGAGCCGCTGCCTGGGGCCGGCGACCAAGGCGTACACGCCGTCTACAAACACGAACACCTCAGGATGAAGAGGGGCGCGTGCCAAGGGGGTAACGGGAGCGCGGTGTACGACTACGGCCCCAAAGTAGCTGCAATGCTCAAGCCTCAGCCATGG AAAGCCGCCCCCCTACAGACAGGCACCAAATACGTGGAGCTCTACCTCGTGGTAGATAACGCAGAG TATCGGAAGTTCGGAGACATGGCTACCCTTCAGCATCGGATGAAAGAGATTGTCAATCATGTGGACAAG CTGTATCGGTCCCTGAAATTCCGCGTAGCGTTAATTGGCATGGAAGTGTGGACCAATCGGGACAAGATAACCGTGAGCCCCAACGCGGGCACCACCCTTGATAACTTCCTGACCTGGCGCAAAAGAGACCTTCTTCCCAAAAGGCGCCACGATAATGCGCAACTCATTAC CGGGATTGACTTTGACGGTGCTACAGTGGGACTGGCCACCAAGCTGGCCATGTGTACGGGGGATTCGGGAGCTATTAACCAA GATCACAGCATCAATCCAATTGGAGCCGCCTCGACAATGGCACATGAAATGGGACACAACTTGGGAATGTCCCATGATGAAGATGTGGCAGGTTGCCGATGTGTCGAGTCCAGAGAGAATGGTGGTTGTGTCATGTCTCAAAGCGTGGG CATCGTGTACCCAAAACGgttcagcagctgcagccaagCAGATCTGGAAACGTTTCTAAGCGACGTGAGCCCCACCTGTCTACTCAATGCTCCAGACACCGACCAGCTGTACGGTGGACCCATCTGTGGAAACCAGTTCGTGGAGAGCGGAGAGGAATGTGACTGTGGATCCTCCGAG GAATGCACCAATCCATGCTGCAACGCAACCACCTGTCGGCTTAAGGAGGGCGCAGAATGCGCACAGGGGGAGTGTTGCCGACAGTGCAAG ATAAGACCAGTTGGTGAGATGTGCCGCAGAAAAAAGGGGGACTGTGATTTGCCAGAGTATTGCACCGGGAACTCTGCACAATGTCCTGAAGATGCCTTCCAGGAGAATGGAGTTTCTTGTGGCTATGGCAGTGGGTACTGCTACAACGGAGAATGCCCATCCCTCAACCAACAGTGCAAGACCCTTTGGGGCTCTG ATGCACAGGTTGCTCCGGATATGTGCTTCAAGAGCAACACTCAAGGCAACAAGCATCTGCACTGCAAAAAGACAGAGAGCGGATACCGAGGCTGCAGAATAAA GGATGTCAAGTGTGGGCGTCTACACTGTATCAGAGGCAAAGACTTCCCAATAACCAACAACAAATACGTCCTCACACTGATCGGCGGGCAGGAGTGTAAGGTGGCCGAAGTCTCGGATAAGGACAGTGGGTTCATCTCTGATCCTGGCATGATCCAGACCGGGACAAAGTGTGGCTTTGGCATG GTTTGCTTCGAAGGGGAATGCCGGGACCTTTCAGTATTTGGAGAAAAGAATTGTTCAGCGAAATGTAACAGTAGAGGG ACATGTAATCACAAAAGGCAGTGCCACTGCGAGCCAGGATGGGCACCTCCGTTCTGTGACCGCAAGTTTACAGAGATCACCGCAG GCGACGGAAACTGGCTCTTGATCGTTGGGATTTTGgtggctgtttttctttttggagtCTTGATTATTGCTGGGATTTATTACTACAAGTGGAGGCTGAGGAACTATCCtcaaaaaag GACAATCAAGACAAACTCCGGCTCCGGCTTGACCAATCCTCTGTTCCAAGACAGCAGAAGCAACAGGCCTGTCAAGAAGGATGTCCCAAATCACTTGATTGGTCGACCCCAGCTAATAGCTAGCACTTCTAATCTGGAGGATTCTAGATCTGCATTCATAACGATAGTCCCTTGTGAGGACGCAGAGCAg gCTCCAGCCTTCATTTCTGATCCCCAGCCGAGGTCTCCAATATTAATCCCCAAATCACCCCAG GTGACAAAACCCAGAGTAGCACCTCCTGTGCCTCCTCCACCAACCTCTAAACAACAGGCCAGACTAGGATTTCCACAG GCATCAAGCCCTCCAAACAAACCATTGCCGACACTGAAAACAAAACcg GAATTAAAACAGAAGCCGTCACCACCGGTGAAACCTTCGGAATTTCGCATGAAAGAGGTGTCCTCGCAG AAAGTGGCCTTAAGGCCTCCTATCCAGCGGAGATGA